From Pulveribacter suum, a single genomic window includes:
- a CDS encoding DUF2523 domain-containing protein, whose protein sequence is MEGIAEWLAKISWPLVSRVLVALGFGYTTYEGADTALSGALNAAKGAFTGLMAEVLQLLAMAGFFEAMAITSGGIVSGLAWMVMKRFALQTTGGAGQAT, encoded by the coding sequence ATGGAAGGCATCGCGGAATGGCTCGCCAAAATCTCTTGGCCCCTGGTGTCTCGCGTGCTGGTGGCGCTGGGCTTCGGCTATACCACCTATGAAGGGGCCGATACGGCCCTTTCTGGCGCCCTCAATGCCGCCAAGGGCGCATTCACCGGCCTCATGGCCGAAGTGCTGCAACTCCTGGCCATGGCCGGCTTCTTTGAAGCCATGGCGATCACCAGCGGGGGGATCGTCTCCGGACTGGCCTGGATGGTTATGAAGCGCTTCGCGCTCCAGACCACGGGCGGGGCAGGGCAGGCGACATGA
- a CDS encoding IgG-binding virulence factor TspB family protein: protein MADLRSLVIAALAVLAGGAHAGYAYPADPAGFSRTGGGFGYATSANDSWYGRVVHQPNGLKVPVPGRVVTMPVSYRLAANAPRIAAGVIFANPALRAALGIATWLGVGNYIWDEVDKVWRQVTEEGEQYEFYWTYNANKYSSADAACRAAHSALVTNLDAYPFLRAEIVSENSAKCLHGYKNLPNSPPQNFANVSREKASTGQTCPAGWNATPAGCLSPAVQQPQFEDGLSSSPMPQTVPAELPYPTPLPVEPTPGPWVNPEPGPSPSHRPRFIPMGDPLPNPDYDPNGEPSPQNQPYIRPGIRINPSPTPDDPWRIDLQPINRPSNNNEPSLGEENEPGENDKPKPDDQQSLCEKHPDIVACQKLGTLSPTPLQQSTVPLAINREEGFGPANGSCPAPKEFVIMGKQMAFRWDLLCDFANGIRPILIGFAYLSAVLAFMGLTRRGD, encoded by the coding sequence ATGGCTGATCTGCGGTCGCTGGTAATCGCGGCCCTGGCCGTGCTCGCTGGCGGTGCTCATGCTGGCTATGCATATCCTGCTGACCCTGCGGGCTTCTCCCGCACTGGCGGCGGTTTCGGTTACGCCACCTCTGCTAACGACAGCTGGTATGGGCGTGTAGTGCATCAGCCAAACGGGCTGAAAGTACCTGTGCCCGGCCGGGTCGTAACCATGCCCGTCTCATATCGCCTTGCCGCGAATGCTCCCCGTATTGCTGCCGGCGTCATATTTGCCAATCCCGCTTTAAGAGCTGCATTAGGTATTGCTACTTGGTTAGGTGTGGGCAATTATATTTGGGACGAAGTTGATAAGGTCTGGCGTCAAGTTACCGAGGAGGGTGAGCAATATGAGTTTTATTGGACGTATAACGCCAATAAATACTCCTCCGCTGATGCTGCCTGCAGAGCTGCGCATTCAGCGCTCGTTACTAATCTTGATGCCTACCCGTTTTTGCGTGCTGAAATAGTCTCCGAAAATAGTGCCAAGTGTCTTCACGGATATAAAAACCTGCCGAATTCGCCTCCGCAGAATTTCGCAAACGTGAGCAGGGAAAAAGCCAGCACAGGCCAAACCTGTCCAGCAGGATGGAATGCCACGCCGGCTGGCTGCCTCAGTCCAGCAGTTCAACAGCCTCAATTTGAGGACGGCTTATCGTCCAGTCCTATGCCGCAGACAGTTCCTGCTGAGCTGCCATACCCTACGCCATTGCCTGTGGAGCCTACGCCCGGGCCTTGGGTTAATCCAGAACCAGGGCCATCCCCGTCACATCGTCCGAGGTTTATACCAATGGGCGACCCCTTGCCGAATCCTGATTACGACCCAAACGGCGAGCCGTCCCCGCAAAATCAGCCGTATATAAGGCCCGGCATACGTATTAATCCATCGCCTACGCCGGATGACCCTTGGCGCATCGATTTGCAGCCTATCAACAGGCCGTCAAATAACAACGAGCCTTCTCTAGGTGAGGAAAATGAGCCCGGCGAAAACGACAAGCCTAAACCCGATGATCAGCAGTCGCTTTGCGAAAAACACCCGGATATTGTGGCCTGTCAAAAACTCGGCACCCTGAGCCCGACACCTTTGCAGCAAAGTACCGTCCCACTCGCGATAAACCGCGAGGAGGGTTTTGGCCCAGCCAACGGCAGTTGCCCTGCTCCAAAGGAATTCGTCATCATGGGAAAGCAAATGGCTTTCCGCTGGGATTTGCTGTGCGACTTCGCAAATGGCATCCGGCCCATATTGATCGGCTTCGCCTACCTATCCGCCGTCCTGGCGTTCATGGGCCTGACCCGAAGGGGGGATTAA
- a CDS encoding major capsid protein — protein sequence MTKSVKARLALIPAALVATVGTAHAEIPAGVTAALDSLSADALTVAGIVLAAVVAVYAFKFIRKGL from the coding sequence ATGACCAAGTCTGTGAAGGCCCGTCTGGCCCTGATCCCCGCCGCCCTGGTGGCAACTGTTGGCACTGCCCATGCTGAGATCCCCGCCGGCGTCACCGCTGCGCTGGACAGCCTGAGCGCCGACGCCCTGACCGTGGCCGGCATCGTGCTGGCCGCTGTCGTGGCCGTGTACGCGTTCAAGTTCATCCGCAAGGGCCTGTAA
- a CDS encoding rolling circle replication-associated protein → MRGTPTPAAAGAARRAQAVEWLRARSTERTAREAAARSAKAGLVSVSTTCKTAPAVVAWAENVIEIDRHASRVTRLRKSLGVAAKALHNAGPRNQQVWMQTLTYRGDNSAWRPEHISRYLDGLRRWHYARTGSKTVRYAWVAELQQRGVIHYHVVIWLAGGLTPPKPDTAWRRTDRRGLVHVEPPMWPHGMSNRLKARAPVAYLMKYASKVESKTVGSYPHGARIHGCGGLDDVGRSCRRWVLWPAYVQGNASVCDRFRPAPGGGYRNDETGELLLSEFAPTGGGFRSFIRVRHTPRRVDPSGPFSWLGDRPHVPA, encoded by the coding sequence ATGCGCGGCACGCCCACCCCCGCAGCAGCCGGCGCCGCGCGCCGCGCGCAGGCCGTTGAGTGGCTGCGCGCGCGTTCTACCGAGCGCACGGCTCGTGAAGCCGCAGCGCGAAGCGCGAAGGCTGGGCTTGTCTCAGTATCAACAACTTGCAAGACCGCTCCAGCGGTCGTTGCTTGGGCGGAAAACGTCATTGAGATTGACCGCCACGCCAGCCGCGTAACCCGTCTGCGCAAGTCCCTGGGCGTTGCCGCCAAAGCCCTCCACAACGCCGGCCCGCGCAACCAGCAGGTCTGGATGCAGACCCTGACCTACCGGGGCGACAACAGCGCGTGGCGCCCAGAGCACATCAGCCGCTACCTCGACGGCCTGCGCCGCTGGCACTACGCCCGCACCGGCTCCAAAACCGTCCGCTACGCCTGGGTCGCTGAGCTCCAGCAACGCGGCGTTATCCACTACCACGTGGTGATCTGGCTGGCCGGTGGTCTGACCCCGCCCAAGCCCGATACCGCTTGGCGCCGCACCGACCGGCGCGGCCTCGTGCATGTCGAGCCGCCCATGTGGCCGCACGGCATGAGCAACCGCCTTAAGGCCCGCGCGCCCGTCGCCTACCTCATGAAATATGCCTCCAAGGTGGAGAGCAAAACCGTAGGGAGCTATCCGCATGGAGCACGCATTCATGGCTGTGGAGGCCTGGACGATGTTGGTCGCAGTTGCCGCCGTTGGGTTCTGTGGCCTGCGTATGTGCAGGGTAATGCTTCGGTCTGCGACCGCTTCCGACCTGCGCCGGGAGGCGGCTATCGAAATGACGAAACGGGAGAGCTTCTCCTGTCTGAGTTCGCACCAACGGGCGGCGGTTTTCGCAGCTTTATCCGAGTGCGGCACACGCCGCGCCGCGTCGATCCATCCGGCCCGTTCTCCTGGCTCGGAGACCGTCCCCATGTCCCCGCGTGA
- a CDS encoding single-stranded DNA-binding protein, with the protein MIKVSVTSTEVRTQSGNAKATGKPYSLAFQTVWMHTHDRTGKPNPYPEKVEIILEKNEQGAALFYPAGDYTLAPESLYVNRNGDLSLSPRLVPLKPAAAPATARAA; encoded by the coding sequence ATGATCAAAGTCTCGGTAACGTCGACCGAAGTCCGCACCCAAAGCGGCAACGCCAAAGCCACCGGCAAACCCTACAGCCTCGCATTCCAGACGGTCTGGATGCACACCCATGACCGCACCGGCAAGCCTAACCCGTACCCGGAAAAGGTCGAGATCATCCTTGAAAAGAACGAGCAGGGCGCCGCGCTGTTCTACCCCGCCGGAGACTACACCCTCGCGCCGGAAAGCCTCTACGTCAACCGTAACGGCGACCTGAGCCTGTCCCCCCGGCTGGTGCCCTTGAAGCCCGCCGCCGCGCCCGCAACCGCTCGCGCTGCCTGA
- a CDS encoding SDR family NAD(P)-dependent oxidoreductase, with translation MTPPSPKPPASAIQFGHTGRVCMITGGARGIGEACARRFARENARVVIADVDDVHGQALARELGGMFVHCDVGDKAQVDAAVAQVLAAHGRIDVLVNNAGIFRACDFLDVSEEDFDAVLRVNLKGSFLMGQRVARAMADSGGGSIVNMSSVNGVLAIPSIASYNVSKGGVNQLTRVMALALADRGIRVNAVAPGTIATELAAQAVLTSDDARARILSRTPMKRLGEPAEIADVVAWLASDAASYVTGEIVTVDGGRMTLNYTVPV, from the coding sequence ATGACTCCTCCAAGCCCAAAGCCTCCCGCATCCGCTATCCAGTTCGGCCACACCGGCCGCGTCTGCATGATCACCGGCGGTGCGCGAGGCATTGGCGAGGCCTGTGCCCGGCGTTTTGCGCGGGAAAACGCCCGCGTCGTCATTGCCGATGTGGACGATGTGCATGGCCAGGCGCTGGCGCGGGAGCTGGGCGGGATGTTCGTGCACTGCGACGTGGGCGACAAGGCCCAGGTGGATGCTGCCGTGGCCCAGGTACTGGCGGCGCATGGGCGCATCGACGTGCTGGTCAACAACGCCGGCATCTTCCGCGCCTGTGACTTCCTGGACGTGAGCGAGGAAGACTTTGACGCCGTGCTGCGCGTCAACCTCAAGGGCTCGTTCCTCATGGGCCAGCGCGTGGCCCGGGCCATGGCCGATTCGGGCGGCGGCAGCATCGTGAACATGAGCTCGGTCAACGGCGTGCTGGCGATTCCCAGCATCGCCAGCTACAACGTCAGCAAGGGCGGCGTGAACCAGCTCACGCGGGTCATGGCGCTGGCGCTGGCCGACCGCGGCATCCGCGTGAACGCGGTGGCGCCCGGCACCATCGCCACCGAACTGGCGGCCCAGGCCGTGCTCACCAGCGACGACGCGCGCGCCCGCATCCTGAGCCGCACGCCGATGAAACGCCTGGGTGAGCCGGCCGAGATCGCCGACGTGGTGGCCTGGCTGGCCAGCGACGCGGCCAGCTACGTGACTGGGGAGATTGTCACCGTGGACGGCGGGCGCATGACGCTGAACTACACGGTGCCAGTGTGA
- the gloA gene encoding lactoylglutathione lyase produces the protein MRFLHTMLRVGNLQRSIDFYTQVLGMQLLRTSENPEYKYSLAFLGFDGGNPGQAEIELTYNWGTESYDMGTAYGHIALGVPDAYAARERIRAAGGNITREPGPVKGGSTVIAFVTDPDGYKIELIERKSDTGAGTGLR, from the coding sequence ATGCGATTTCTTCACACCATGCTGCGCGTGGGCAACCTCCAGCGCTCTATCGACTTCTACACCCAGGTACTGGGCATGCAACTGCTGCGCACCTCGGAAAACCCTGAATACAAATACTCGCTGGCCTTCCTGGGCTTTGACGGCGGCAACCCCGGCCAGGCCGAGATCGAGCTGACCTACAACTGGGGTACCGAGAGCTACGACATGGGCACGGCCTACGGCCACATCGCCCTGGGCGTGCCCGACGCCTACGCCGCCCGCGAGCGCATCCGCGCGGCCGGCGGCAACATCACGCGCGAGCCCGGCCCGGTCAAGGGCGGCTCGACGGTGATCGCCTTCGTGACGGACCCGGACGGCTACAAGATCGAGCTGATCGAGCGCAAGAGCGATACCGGCGCCGGCACCGGCCTGCGCTGA
- the edd gene encoding phosphogluconate dehydratase, translating into MTLHPTIETVTRRIRERSAPSRAAYLELIAAYGRRERGMDRLGCANIAHSVAGLPVNDKLRIVVERAPHIGIVNAYNDMLSAHAPLQHYPDLIKDEAHRLGATAQVAGGVPAMCDGVTQGTPAMDLSLFSRDVIAMATAVSLSHDVFDGALMLGVCDKIVPGLLIGALHFGHLPTVFVPAGPMTSGLSNNAKAKVREQAAQGLVGRAELLDAEMAAYHAPGTCTFYGTANSNQMLLEAMGLHVPGTAFVNPGQPLRHELTREAARTVLGRAGPQPAPCPPIGQVVDERAIVNAMVALLATGGSTNHLIHWVAVARSAGIVIDWQDFSALSEVVPLLARVYPNGSADVNQFQAAGGPGYVIRELLDAGLMHEDVLTVRPGGIREYTQLPEGDENHRLHWTPIGASADDSVLRPASDPFSATGGLKVLTGNLGRSVIKVSAVPEDRHVIEAPARVFDSQAALLEAFHSGSLDGDVVCVVRWQGPRANGMPELHKLTPPLAVLQGKGYRVALVTDGRMSGASGKVPAAIHLVPEALDGGPIAKVRDGDRIRLDSVAGTLQVLIDAAEWEARQPAQISRDQAIDSAHGLGRELFAGFRRNAMGAEEGACTWV; encoded by the coding sequence GTGACCTTGCACCCCACGATTGAAACCGTTACCCGCCGCATCCGCGAGCGCAGCGCGCCCAGTCGCGCCGCCTACCTCGAGCTCATCGCCGCCTACGGCCGGCGCGAGCGCGGCATGGACCGCCTGGGCTGCGCCAACATTGCGCACTCGGTGGCCGGCCTGCCGGTCAATGACAAGCTGCGCATCGTGGTCGAGCGCGCCCCGCACATCGGCATCGTCAACGCCTACAACGACATGCTGTCGGCCCACGCGCCGCTGCAGCACTACCCGGACCTGATCAAGGACGAGGCCCACCGCCTGGGCGCCACGGCCCAGGTGGCCGGCGGCGTGCCGGCCATGTGCGACGGCGTGACGCAGGGCACGCCGGCCATGGATCTGTCGTTGTTCTCGCGCGACGTGATCGCCATGGCCACCGCCGTGTCGCTGAGCCACGACGTCTTCGACGGCGCGCTGATGCTGGGCGTGTGCGACAAGATCGTGCCGGGCCTGCTGATCGGCGCGCTGCACTTCGGCCACCTGCCTACGGTGTTCGTGCCGGCAGGGCCGATGACGTCCGGCCTGTCCAACAACGCCAAGGCCAAGGTGCGCGAGCAGGCCGCGCAAGGCCTGGTGGGCCGCGCCGAGCTGCTGGACGCGGAAATGGCCGCCTACCACGCGCCCGGCACCTGCACCTTCTACGGCACGGCTAACAGCAACCAGATGCTGCTGGAGGCCATGGGCCTGCACGTGCCCGGTACGGCCTTCGTCAACCCTGGCCAGCCGCTGCGCCACGAGCTGACGCGCGAGGCGGCGCGCACGGTGCTGGGCAGGGCAGGGCCGCAGCCCGCGCCGTGCCCGCCCATCGGCCAGGTGGTGGACGAGCGTGCCATCGTCAACGCCATGGTGGCCCTGCTGGCCACGGGCGGCTCCACCAACCACCTGATCCACTGGGTGGCCGTGGCGCGCTCGGCCGGCATCGTCATCGACTGGCAGGACTTTTCCGCGCTGTCGGAAGTGGTGCCGCTGCTGGCGCGGGTCTATCCCAACGGCAGTGCCGACGTGAACCAGTTCCAGGCCGCAGGCGGGCCGGGCTACGTCATCCGCGAGTTGCTGGACGCCGGCCTGATGCACGAGGACGTGCTCACCGTGCGCCCCGGCGGCATCCGTGAATACACGCAGCTGCCCGAAGGCGACGAGAACCACCGCCTGCACTGGACGCCGATTGGCGCCAGCGCCGACGACAGCGTGCTGCGCCCGGCCTCCGACCCGTTCAGCGCCACCGGCGGGCTGAAGGTGCTGACGGGCAACCTGGGGCGCAGCGTGATCAAGGTGTCCGCCGTGCCCGAGGATAGGCATGTGATCGAGGCGCCGGCGCGGGTGTTTGATTCGCAGGCGGCGCTGCTGGAAGCGTTTCACAGCGGATCGCTGGACGGCGACGTGGTCTGCGTGGTGCGCTGGCAGGGCCCGCGCGCCAACGGCATGCCCGAACTGCACAAGCTGACCCCGCCCCTGGCCGTGCTGCAAGGCAAGGGCTACCGCGTGGCGCTGGTGACGGACGGGCGCATGAGCGGCGCCTCGGGCAAGGTGCCGGCGGCCATCCACCTGGTGCCCGAGGCGCTGGACGGCGGGCCCATCGCCAAGGTGCGCGACGGCGATCGGATCCGGCTGGATTCGGTGGCCGGCACGCTGCAGGTGCTGATCGACGCGGCCGAGTGGGAAGCGCGCCAGCCGGCGCAGATCTCGCGCGATCAAGCCATCGACAGCGCCCATGGCCTGGGCCGCGAGCTGTTCGCGGGCTTTCGGCGCAACGCCATGGGGGCGGAAGAGGGCGCCTGCACCTGGGTGTAA
- a CDS encoding TRAP transporter substrate-binding protein, whose translation MRIKFALAGALAALIAASAVQAQDFKPRIVRFGYGLVDDSNQGRAVRFFAKEVEKATGGKMKIRAIGNASLGSDTQMQQALIGGAQEMMVGSTATLVGIAPQMALWDTPFLITSVKEADALLDGPVGEKVKATLEPKGMVGLVYWENGFRNLTNNKQPVARLEDMNGIKLRVMQNNVFLDSFKALGANAVPLPFSELFTALETKAVDGQENPYNTVLSSKFYEVQKYLTITNHVYSPWIVTVSKKWWDQLSPAEQKVLNDAATKSRDFERRDTREEAAKALADLKQKGMAVNELPPAEVARMRDKLSAVHASVAASVGQDLWSQTQDELTRIRAGK comes from the coding sequence ATGCGTATCAAATTCGCTCTCGCCGGCGCGCTGGCAGCCCTCATCGCCGCCAGCGCCGTGCAGGCGCAGGACTTCAAGCCGCGCATCGTGCGCTTTGGCTATGGCCTGGTGGATGATTCCAACCAGGGCCGGGCCGTGCGCTTCTTCGCGAAGGAAGTAGAGAAGGCCACCGGCGGCAAGATGAAGATCCGCGCCATCGGCAACGCCTCGCTGGGCTCGGACACGCAGATGCAGCAGGCGCTGATCGGCGGCGCGCAGGAGATGATGGTCGGCTCCACCGCCACGCTGGTGGGCATCGCGCCGCAGATGGCGCTGTGGGACACACCCTTCCTCATCACCAGCGTGAAGGAGGCCGACGCGCTGCTGGACGGCCCGGTGGGCGAGAAAGTGAAGGCCACGCTGGAGCCCAAGGGCATGGTCGGCCTGGTGTACTGGGAGAACGGCTTTCGCAACCTGACCAACAACAAGCAGCCCGTGGCCAGGCTGGAGGACATGAACGGCATCAAGCTGCGCGTGATGCAGAACAACGTCTTCCTGGACAGCTTCAAGGCGCTGGGCGCCAACGCCGTGCCGCTGCCGTTCTCCGAGCTGTTCACGGCGCTGGAGACCAAGGCCGTGGACGGCCAGGAGAACCCCTACAACACGGTGTTGTCCAGCAAGTTCTACGAGGTGCAGAAGTACCTCACCATCACCAACCACGTCTATAGCCCGTGGATCGTCACGGTGAGCAAGAAGTGGTGGGACCAGCTCAGCCCGGCCGAGCAGAAGGTGCTCAACGACGCTGCCACCAAGAGCCGCGACTTCGAGCGGCGCGACACCCGCGAGGAGGCCGCCAAGGCGCTGGCCGACCTGAAGCAAAAGGGCATGGCCGTCAACGAACTGCCGCCTGCCGAGGTGGCGCGCATGCGTGACAAGTTGTCGGCCGTGCACGCCAGCGTGGCCGCCAGCGTCGGCCAGGACCTGTGGAGCCAGACGCAGGACGAACTCACCCGCATCCGCGCCGGCAAATAA
- a CDS encoding TRAP transporter large permease → MVVTLIFLSVLIGGMVIGMPIAHALVLTGVALMWHLDFFDTQLLAQNLQAGFDNFPLLAVPFFILAGELMNAGGLSRRIIDLAGAFVGHIRGGLGYVAIGAAVLLASMSGSAIADTAALATILLPMMRAQKYPDSYGAGLLASGGIIAPIIPPSMPFVIYGVTTNTSISKLFLSGVVPGLIMGIFLICAWRWIARKHQLAQGTRMPWGARMKALAHSFWALMMPVIILGGLRGGIFTPTEAAVVAAVYALLVSMLVYRELSLAGLYGVFLGAAKTTAVVMFLCGAATVTAYMITLADLPNLLADTFAGVLGSPMLFMALMMLFLLVVGTAMDLTPTILIFGPVCAPLAAKAGIDPVYFGFMFVYVGCIGLITPPVGTVQNVVAGVGRMRMETVIKGTSPFLIAYVLLAMLLVVFPQIVTAPLKWMY, encoded by the coding sequence ATGGTGGTGACCCTCATCTTCCTGTCGGTGCTGATCGGCGGCATGGTCATAGGCATGCCGATCGCGCATGCGCTGGTGCTGACCGGCGTGGCGCTGATGTGGCACCTGGACTTCTTCGACACCCAGCTGCTGGCGCAGAACCTGCAGGCGGGTTTCGACAACTTCCCGCTGTTGGCCGTGCCGTTCTTCATCCTGGCGGGCGAGCTCATGAACGCCGGCGGGCTGTCGCGGCGCATCATCGACCTGGCCGGCGCCTTTGTCGGCCATATCCGCGGCGGGCTGGGCTACGTGGCCATCGGCGCTGCCGTGCTGCTGGCGTCCATGAGCGGCTCGGCGATTGCCGACACCGCGGCCCTCGCCACCATCTTGCTGCCCATGATGCGCGCGCAGAAGTACCCGGACAGCTACGGCGCGGGCCTGCTGGCCTCGGGCGGCATCATCGCGCCCATCATTCCGCCGTCCATGCCGTTCGTGATCTACGGCGTGACGACCAACACCTCCATCAGCAAGCTGTTCCTGTCGGGCGTGGTGCCGGGCCTGATCATGGGCATCTTCCTGATCTGCGCCTGGCGCTGGATCGCCCGCAAGCACCAGCTGGCGCAGGGCACGCGCATGCCCTGGGGCGCGCGCATGAAGGCGCTGGCGCACAGCTTCTGGGCGCTGATGATGCCCGTCATCATCCTGGGCGGCCTGCGCGGCGGCATCTTCACGCCGACCGAGGCGGCCGTGGTGGCCGCGGTGTATGCGCTGCTGGTGTCCATGCTGGTGTACCGCGAGCTGAGCCTGGCCGGCCTGTACGGCGTCTTCCTGGGCGCGGCCAAGACCACGGCGGTGGTCATGTTCCTGTGCGGCGCCGCCACCGTGACGGCCTACATGATCACCCTGGCCGACCTGCCCAATCTTCTGGCCGACACCTTTGCCGGCGTGCTGGGCTCGCCCATGCTGTTCATGGCGCTGATGATGCTGTTCCTGCTGGTGGTGGGCACCGCCATGGACCTGACGCCCACCATCCTGATCTTCGGCCCGGTGTGCGCGCCGCTGGCGGCCAAGGCCGGCATCGACCCCGTGTACTTCGGTTTCATGTTCGTCTATGTGGGCTGCATCGGCCTGATCACGCCGCCCGTGGGCACGGTGCAGAACGTGGTGGCCGGAGTGGGGCGCATGCGCATGGAGACCGTCATCAAGGGCACGTCGCCCTTCCTCATCGCCTATGTGCTGCTGGCGATGCTGCTGGTGGTCTTCCCGCAGATCGTCACGGCGCCGCTCAAGTGGATGTATTGA
- a CDS encoding TRAP transporter small permease codes for MTPAAAHDDPGATRAKPLAQRLAEHFMVLALAGMVVAVFVNVVLRYGFGTSIVSYEEISRLLFVWLVAVGTIVAAVEGSHLGFDLVTSRVGPRTRRVLFWLSQMLVLLCMGLLLWGSWQQVQAGLQSFSTVLGYPLALGAAATLVLAVGLLAVLVRDLRRGSPAQPPAGALDIE; via the coding sequence ATGACCCCGGCCGCCGCCCACGACGATCCCGGCGCGACGCGCGCCAAACCGCTGGCGCAGCGCCTGGCCGAGCATTTCATGGTGCTGGCCCTGGCCGGCATGGTGGTCGCCGTGTTCGTCAACGTGGTGCTGCGCTACGGCTTTGGCACCAGCATCGTGTCGTACGAGGAAATCTCGCGCCTGCTGTTCGTCTGGCTGGTGGCGGTGGGCACCATCGTCGCGGCCGTGGAGGGCAGCCACCTCGGGTTTGATCTGGTGACCTCGCGCGTCGGCCCACGCACGCGGCGGGTGCTGTTTTGGCTGTCGCAGATGCTCGTGCTGCTGTGCATGGGCCTGCTGCTGTGGGGGTCCTGGCAGCAGGTGCAGGCCGGGCTGCAGAGCTTCAGCACGGTGCTGGGCTACCCGCTGGCGCTGGGCGCGGCGGCCACGCTGGTGCTGGCTGTTGGCCTGCTGGCCGTGCTGGTGCGTGACCTGCGCCGCGGCAGCCCTGCGCAGCCGCCGGCGGGCGCCCTGGACATCGAGTAA
- a CDS encoding gluconokinase translates to MGVSGCGKSSVGAACAQALGWPLHEGDTYHAPQSVAKMRAGTPLTDADRAGWLDRLAQLLAPGEGGEGLVLTCSALRRSYRERLRVARPHLGFVYLSLGYEPALARVQARADHFFSPALVANQFATLESPQDEPLVLTLDALRPVQALVLEIAAWTSARTLSPVATPAGDAA, encoded by the coding sequence ATGGGCGTCTCCGGCTGCGGCAAATCCAGCGTGGGGGCGGCCTGCGCGCAGGCGCTGGGCTGGCCGCTGCACGAGGGCGATACCTACCACGCCCCGCAAAGCGTGGCGAAGATGCGCGCCGGCACGCCCCTGACGGACGCCGACCGCGCCGGCTGGCTGGACCGCCTGGCGCAGCTGCTGGCGCCAGGCGAGGGCGGAGAAGGCCTGGTGCTGACCTGCTCGGCGCTGCGGCGCAGCTACCGCGAGCGGCTGCGCGTGGCCCGCCCGCACCTGGGCTTCGTGTATCTGTCGCTCGGCTACGAGCCTGCCCTGGCCCGCGTTCAGGCGCGCGCCGACCATTTCTTCTCGCCCGCCCTGGTCGCCAACCAGTTCGCCACGCTGGAGTCGCCGCAGGACGAGCCGCTGGTGCTGACGCTGGACGCCCTGCGCCCGGTGCAGGCGCTGGTGCTGGAGATCGCCGCCTGGACCAGTGCGCGCACCTTGTCCCCCGTAGCCACCCCCGCAGGAGACGCCGCATGA
- a CDS encoding HTH-type transcriptional regulator GntR, protein MTRRPRRSSGRLTLADVAGAAGVSPITASRALRGERSVDPTLAARVHEAAERLGYVPDPAARALASQRSSQVLVLVPLLSNALFVDLLEAVHRTLFPEGYLPLIGVTHYDSAEEELLLRTYLPHRPAGLLVTGFDRSDAAHQLIAASGVPCVHLMETIHAPGMACVGFSQTDAGAAITSHLLSRGRRRIAFCAAQLDPRVLQRAEGYRRTLRAAGLYDPALELLSPERSSIALGARLLEETLQRHPDVDAIFFCNDDIAQGGLLAANRLGLAVPARVAIAGFNDLAGSDQMVPPLTTIRTPRAEVGRAGAALLLGLMRGTLTAPACEELEYELIVREST, encoded by the coding sequence GTGACCCGCCGCCCTCGCCGCTCCAGCGGCCGTCTCACCCTGGCCGATGTGGCCGGCGCCGCTGGCGTGAGTCCGATCACGGCCTCGCGCGCCCTGCGCGGCGAGCGCAGCGTGGACCCGACGCTGGCCGCCCGCGTGCACGAGGCCGCCGAGCGCCTGGGCTACGTGCCTGACCCGGCCGCCCGCGCCCTGGCTTCGCAGCGCAGCAGCCAGGTGCTGGTGCTGGTGCCGCTGCTGTCCAACGCCCTGTTCGTGGACCTGCTGGAGGCCGTGCACCGCACGCTGTTCCCCGAGGGCTACCTGCCGCTCATCGGCGTGACGCACTACGACAGCGCCGAGGAAGAGCTGCTGCTGCGCACCTACCTGCCCCACCGCCCTGCCGGCCTGCTGGTCACGGGTTTCGACCGCAGCGACGCGGCGCACCAGCTCATCGCCGCGAGCGGCGTGCCCTGCGTGCACCTGATGGAGACCATCCACGCGCCGGGCATGGCCTGCGTGGGCTTTTCGCAGACGGACGCCGGCGCGGCCATCACCAGCCACCTGCTCTCGCGTGGGCGCCGGCGCATCGCCTTTTGCGCTGCGCAGCTGGACCCGCGCGTGCTGCAGCGCGCCGAGGGCTACCGCCGCACGCTGCGCGCCGCCGGGCTGTACGACCCGGCGCTGGAGCTGCTCAGCCCCGAGCGTTCCTCCATCGCCCTGGGCGCGCGGCTGCTGGAAGAAACGCTGCAGCGCCACCCCGACGTGGACGCCATCTTCTTTTGCAACGACGACATCGCCCAGGGGGGCCTGCTGGCGGCCAACCGGCTGGGCCTGGCCGTGCCGGCGCGCGTCGCCATCGCCGGCTTCAACGACTTGGCCGGCAGCGACCAGATGGTGCCGCCGCTGACCACCATCCGCACGCCACGTGCCGAGGTGGGCCGCGCCGGTGCGGCCCTGCTGCTTGGCCTGATGCGCGGCACGCTGACCGCGCCGGCCTGCGAGGAGCTGGAGTACGAGCTGATCGTGCGCGAGAGCACCTGA